From a region of the Enterobacter sp. JBIWA008 genome:
- the endA gene encoding deoxyribonuclease I, which translates to MSRNFSLAVAFLTTALSGHALADGINSFSQAKAAGVKVNADVPGDFYCGCKINWQGKKGVVDLESCGYNVRKNENRASRIEWEHVVPAWQFGHQRQCWQDGGRKNCAKDPVYRQMESDMHNLQPAVGEVNGDRGNFMYSQWNGGEGQYGQCDMKVDFKEKVAEPPARARGSIARTYFYMRDRYDLNLSRQQTQLFNAWDKQYPVTEWECRRDERIARVQGNHNPYVQRACQAQKS; encoded by the coding sequence ATGTCCCGTAATTTTTCTCTCGCGGTCGCCTTTCTGACGACGGCGCTCTCAGGCCATGCTCTGGCCGACGGTATCAACAGTTTTTCCCAAGCCAAGGCAGCAGGCGTGAAGGTGAACGCCGATGTGCCGGGCGATTTCTACTGCGGCTGTAAAATTAACTGGCAGGGTAAAAAAGGGGTCGTTGACCTTGAGTCCTGCGGCTATAATGTGCGTAAAAACGAAAACCGCGCCAGCCGTATTGAATGGGAGCATGTCGTTCCTGCCTGGCAGTTTGGCCACCAGCGCCAGTGCTGGCAGGATGGGGGACGTAAAAACTGCGCCAAAGATCCGGTTTATCGCCAGATGGAAAGCGATATGCATAACCTGCAGCCTGCGGTTGGCGAAGTGAACGGTGACCGCGGCAACTTTATGTACAGCCAGTGGAACGGTGGCGAAGGCCAGTACGGCCAGTGCGATATGAAGGTTGATTTTAAAGAGAAAGTCGCCGAGCCCCCTGCCCGCGCGCGCGGCAGCATTGCTCGCACCTATTTCTATATGCGTGACCGTTACGACCTCAACCTCTCTCGCCAGCAGACTCAGCTGTTCAACGCATGGGACAAACAGTACCCGGTGACGGAGTGGGAATGCCGGCGCGACGAACGTATCGCCAGAGTACAGGGGAATCACAACCCTTACGTCCAGCGGGCTTGCCAGGCGCAAAAGAGCTAA
- the rsmE gene encoding 16S rRNA (uracil(1498)-N(3))-methyltransferase: MRIPRIYHPELITAGREISLSDDAANHVGRVLRMGAGQAIQLFDGSNQVFDAEITRSDKKSVHVNVLRGEVDDRESPLHIHLGQVMSRGEKMEFTIQKSIELGVSLITPLFSERCGVKLDAERLNKKIQQWQKIAIAACEQSGRNRIPEIRPAMDLEDWCAEEESGLKLNLHPRASASINTLPLPVERVRLLIGPEGGLSADEIAMTARYQFTDILLGPRVLRTETTALTAITALQVRFGDLG; encoded by the coding sequence ATGCGCATTCCCCGCATTTACCATCCTGAACTGATTACCGCAGGCCGCGAAATCTCCCTGTCTGATGATGCCGCCAACCACGTAGGCCGCGTGCTGCGCATGGGCGCAGGTCAGGCAATACAGCTGTTCGACGGCTCGAACCAGGTTTTCGACGCGGAAATTACGCGGTCTGATAAAAAAAGCGTGCACGTTAACGTCCTGCGTGGCGAAGTGGATGACCGGGAATCACCGCTGCATATCCATCTGGGCCAGGTGATGTCGCGCGGCGAGAAAATGGAGTTCACCATTCAGAAATCCATTGAACTGGGTGTAAGCCTCATTACGCCACTTTTTTCTGAGCGCTGTGGCGTTAAACTGGATGCGGAACGTCTGAACAAAAAGATCCAGCAGTGGCAGAAAATTGCCATTGCGGCCTGCGAACAGAGTGGACGCAACCGTATTCCGGAGATCCGTCCGGCGATGGATCTGGAGGACTGGTGTGCAGAAGAGGAGAGTGGGCTGAAGCTCAATCTCCATCCGCGCGCCAGCGCCAGCATCAATACGCTGCCGCTGCCCGTTGAGCGCGTACGCCTGTTGATTGGCCCCGAAGGCGGCCTGTCGGCGGACGAAATTGCGATGACGGCACGTTACCAGTTTACTGATATTCTGTTGGGACCTCGCGTTCTGCGCACTGAGACAACGGCACTCACGGCCATTACCGCGCTACAGGTACGGTTTGGCGATCTGGGTTGA
- the gshB gene encoding glutathione synthase codes for MIKLGIVMDPIANINIKKDSSFAMLLEAQRRGYELHYMEMNDLYLINGEARARTRIVNVEQNYDKWYEFGTEQDIALADLNVILMRKDPPFDTEYIYSTYILERAEEKGTLIVNKPQSLRDCNEKLYTAWFSDLTPETLVTRSKAQLKEFWQKHGDIIMKPLDGMGGASIFRVKESDPNIGVIAETLTELGTRYCMAQNYIPAIKDGDKRVLVVDGEPVPYCLARIPQGGETRGNLAAGGRGEPRPLTESDWEIARRVGPTLKAKGLIFVGLDIIGDRLTEVNVTSPTCIREIEAEFPISITGMLMDAIEKRLEK; via the coding sequence ATGATCAAGCTCGGCATCGTGATGGACCCCATCGCAAACATTAACATCAAGAAAGATTCCAGCTTCGCCATGCTGCTGGAAGCGCAGCGTCGCGGCTATGAACTCCACTATATGGAGATGAACGATCTTTACCTGATCAACGGTGAAGCCCGCGCGCGCACCCGCATCGTTAACGTCGAGCAGAACTACGACAAATGGTACGAGTTCGGCACCGAGCAGGATATTGCCCTGGCCGATCTCAACGTCATCCTGATGCGTAAAGATCCGCCGTTCGACACCGAATACATCTACAGCACCTACATCCTTGAGCGTGCTGAAGAGAAAGGCACGCTGATCGTCAACAAGCCGCAGAGCCTGCGCGACTGCAACGAGAAGCTCTACACCGCCTGGTTCTCTGACCTTACGCCGGAAACCCTGGTGACCCGCAGCAAAGCGCAGCTGAAAGAATTCTGGCAGAAGCACGGCGATATCATCATGAAGCCGCTGGACGGCATGGGCGGCGCATCGATTTTCCGCGTGAAAGAGAGCGATCCGAACATTGGCGTGATTGCCGAAACGCTGACCGAACTGGGCACGCGTTACTGCATGGCACAGAACTATATTCCGGCGATCAAAGACGGCGATAAGCGCGTGCTGGTGGTGGATGGCGAACCGGTTCCTTACTGCCTGGCGCGTATCCCGCAGGGTGGCGAAACCCGCGGTAACCTGGCGGCCGGTGGCCGCGGTGAGCCGCGCCCGCTGACCGAAAGCGACTGGGAAATTGCCCGCCGCGTTGGTCCGACGCTGAAAGCCAAAGGCCTGATCTTCGTTGGCCTGGATATCATCGGCGATCGTCTGACCGAAGTGAACGTCACCAGCCCGACCTGCATTCGTGAAATTGAAGCGGAATTCCCGATCTCAATCACCGGAATGCTGATGGACGCAATCGAAAAACGTTTAGAGAAATAA
- a CDS encoding YqgE/AlgH family protein, which yields MNLQHHFLIAMPALQDPIFRRAVVYICEYNEDGAMGIIINKPLENLQVEGILDKLKIPAEARLPEIRLDKPVMLGGPLAEDRGFILHTPPVFSSSIRISDNTVITTSRDVLETLGTAEQPSEVLVALGYSSWEKGQLEQEILDNAWLTAPADMNILFKTPIADRWRDAAKLIGIDILTMPGVAGHA from the coding sequence ATGAATTTACAGCATCACTTTCTTATTGCCATGCCTGCTCTCCAGGACCCGATTTTTCGCCGCGCCGTGGTGTATATTTGTGAATACAATGAAGACGGCGCGATGGGCATTATCATCAATAAACCACTGGAAAACCTGCAGGTTGAAGGGATTCTGGACAAGCTGAAAATCCCGGCTGAAGCGCGACTACCGGAAATCCGGCTTGATAAACCCGTGATGCTGGGTGGACCTCTTGCAGAAGATCGCGGTTTTATCCTGCATACGCCGCCGGTATTCTCTTCCAGCATTCGCATCTCCGACAACACCGTTATCACGACATCGCGTGACGTGCTCGAAACGCTGGGTACCGCAGAGCAGCCCTCTGAAGTGCTGGTGGCGCTTGGCTATTCGTCGTGGGAGAAAGGCCAGCTTGAGCAAGAGATCCTCGATAACGCCTGGCTTACCGCGCCTGCGGACATGAATATCCTGTTTAAAACCCCTATCGCCGATCGCTGGCGTGACGCGGCGAAGCTGATTGGCATTGATATCCTGACCATGCCTGGCGTAGCGGGGCACGCCTGA
- the ruvX gene encoding Holliday junction resolvase RuvX produces the protein MSGTLLAFDFGTKSIGVAVGQRITGTARPLAALKANDGTPDWNLIERLLKEWQPDEVIVGLPLNMDGTEQPLTARARKFANKIHGRFGVSVKLHDERLSTVEARAGLFEHGGFRALNKGSVDSASAVIILESYFEQGF, from the coding sequence ATGAGCGGAACGCTTCTGGCCTTCGATTTTGGTACCAAAAGCATTGGCGTCGCCGTGGGTCAGCGCATCACCGGTACCGCGCGTCCGCTCGCGGCCCTGAAGGCCAATGACGGCACACCAGACTGGAATCTGATCGAGCGACTGCTCAAAGAGTGGCAGCCAGACGAGGTGATTGTTGGGCTGCCGCTAAACATGGACGGCACAGAACAGCCGCTTACCGCCCGGGCACGTAAGTTCGCCAATAAAATCCATGGCCGCTTTGGCGTCTCCGTTAAGCTTCACGACGAGCGTCTCAGCACCGTCGAAGCGCGCGCGGGCCTGTTTGAGCACGGCGGTTTCCGGGCGCTCAACAAAGGCAGCGTGGACTCCGCTTCAGCAGTAATCATCCTCGAAAGCTATTTCGAACAGGGCTTTTAA
- a CDS encoding type IV pilus twitching motility protein PilT: MDVEEIVALSVKHNVSDLHLCSDSPPRWRRLGRLEPAPFPPPDVGALLKAWLNDEQQGTWWANGQVDFAATVTGGQRLRGSAFKQMSGISVTLRLLPRTCPQLTSLGAPRAIPELLSNDAGLILVTGATGSGKSTTLAAMVDFLNHHADGHILTLEDPVEFIYQSERCLIQQREIGQHSPSFAEALRSALRQDPDVILLGELRDSETIRLALTAAETGHLVLATLHTRGASQAIERLVDTFPAQEKDPVRNQLAGSLRAVLAQRLLPDLQGGRVALYELLVNTPAAANLIREGKTWQLPGIIQTGQQAGMQNFDQSLAERRAQGRL, encoded by the coding sequence ATGGATGTGGAAGAAATTGTGGCCCTTAGTGTAAAGCATAACGTCTCCGATCTACACCTGTGCAGTGATTCACCACCGCGCTGGCGCAGATTAGGCCGGCTTGAGCCTGCTCCCTTTCCGCCTCCCGACGTTGGGGCGTTATTAAAAGCGTGGCTCAACGATGAGCAGCAGGGAACATGGTGGGCGAACGGGCAGGTGGACTTTGCCGCGACGGTGACGGGAGGCCAGCGCCTGCGCGGCAGTGCCTTTAAGCAGATGAGCGGTATCTCTGTGACGCTGCGGCTGTTGCCGCGTACCTGCCCGCAGCTCACTTCGCTGGGCGCGCCGCGGGCAATCCCGGAACTGTTGTCCAATGACGCCGGGCTGATTCTGGTGACCGGGGCAACCGGCAGCGGCAAATCCACTACGCTGGCGGCGATGGTCGATTTTCTTAACCACCATGCTGACGGCCATATCCTCACGCTTGAAGATCCGGTGGAGTTTATCTACCAGAGTGAACGTTGCCTGATCCAGCAGAGGGAGATAGGCCAGCACAGCCCGTCATTTGCCGAAGCGCTGCGTAGTGCCTTACGCCAGGATCCGGACGTTATTTTACTGGGAGAGTTGCGCGACAGCGAAACGATCCGCCTGGCGCTAACTGCAGCTGAAACCGGGCATCTGGTGCTGGCGACGCTGCATACGCGCGGGGCATCGCAGGCGATTGAACGTCTGGTCGATACGTTCCCGGCGCAGGAGAAAGATCCGGTGCGTAACCAGCTGGCTGGCAGCCTGAGGGCGGTGCTGGCGCAAAGGCTGCTTCCCGATCTACAGGGAGGGCGCGTCGCGTTGTATGAACTGCTGGTGAACACCCCAGCGGCGGCGAATCTTATTCGTGAAGGGAAAACGTGGCAACTTCCCGGCATCATCCAAACCGGTCAGCAGGCAGGAATGCAGAACTTTGACCAGAGCCTGGCAGAGAGACGGGCGCAGGGGCGGCTGTAG